In the genome of Opitutia bacterium KCR 482, one region contains:
- a CDS encoding PEP-CTERM sorting domain-containing protein has translation MKKAYMILAAFAVASIAAAQLKTGDVTFYDGVVGKIVYGESGSASGSSTDLQFETAPNALWLNNVTINFDSPAESKLEIASGSVIAFGDVKYSIATQGNVELNFKSGSKASLIAKGQGMLSGYKELEAGKIVPSIVSVSVENGYDGTIQLNTLGGVSGTTNLVLDKKNAIISDGKASTSTRLYSSGAKINLSASADQTFIWDDRSAGAFTFDISDGAKILFESIWPVSFTRDQKQTLNSLDGEILFEKSLVTGYDADNLTISVKSGTITFVNNTGGDVFVGEKTIDGGEYIYISNTQIPEPSTWAAIFGAVALGVAVYRRRK, from the coding sequence ATGAAAAAAGCATACATGATTTTAGCCGCGTTCGCCGTAGCGAGCATCGCGGCCGCCCAATTGAAAACCGGCGATGTCACGTTCTACGACGGCGTTGTCGGAAAAATCGTCTACGGGGAATCGGGTTCGGCGTCGGGTTCGTCCACGGACTTGCAGTTTGAGACCGCGCCGAACGCCCTTTGGCTCAACAACGTTACAATCAACTTCGATTCGCCCGCCGAAAGCAAGCTGGAAATCGCAAGCGGCAGCGTCATTGCGTTCGGCGACGTAAAGTATTCAATCGCGACTCAGGGAAATGTAGAGCTGAATTTCAAGTCGGGTTCGAAGGCGAGCCTGATTGCAAAAGGGCAGGGCATGCTTTCGGGGTACAAAGAGTTGGAGGCGGGTAAAATTGTTCCATCAATCGTGTCTGTTAGTGTAGAAAACGGCTACGATGGCACAATCCAGCTGAACACACTCGGCGGCGTAAGCGGTACGACAAACCTTGTTCTCGACAAGAAAAATGCAATCATTTCGGACGGCAAAGCCAGCACAAGCACGCGCCTTTATTCAAGCGGCGCAAAAATAAACCTCTCAGCCTCCGCCGACCAGACATTCATTTGGGACGATAGAAGCGCGGGCGCATTCACGTTCGACATTTCCGACGGCGCGAAAATACTGTTCGAATCTATCTGGCCTGTCAGCTTTACGCGCGACCAAAAGCAAACTCTGAATTCGCTCGACGGCGAAATTCTCTTCGAGAAGTCGCTGGTTACCGGCTACGACGCCGACAACCTTACGATATCCGTAAAATCCGGCACGATTACGTTTGTAAATAATACCGGAGGCGACGTGTTCGTGGGCGAAAAAACAATCGACGGCGGCGAATACATCTACATTTCGAATACGCAGATTCCCGAACCCTCAACATGGGCGGCGATTTTCGGGGCTGTTGCGCTGGGCGTTGCGGTCTACCGCAGGCGCAAATAG
- a CDS encoding dUTPase has translation MDKLEEIFQMQYELNKRIGIDTAAMSDEEKVKWVLNYSRALGQENAELVDSVPWKWWAKYQKFDPQNARVEVVDMLHFLVSLAQVLGMSAQDFYDVYAKKNHINHDRQDSGYTQKNKDDCRSI, from the coding sequence ATGGATAAACTCGAAGAAATCTTCCAAATGCAGTATGAACTCAACAAGCGCATCGGCATAGACACCGCCGCGATGTCCGACGAGGAAAAAGTCAAGTGGGTTCTCAATTACAGCCGCGCGCTCGGTCAAGAAAACGCCGAGCTTGTAGACTCCGTTCCGTGGAAATGGTGGGCGAAGTACCAGAAGTTCGACCCCCAAAACGCAAGAGTCGAGGTTGTCGACATGCTCCACTTCCTCGTATCACTTGCGCAGGTTCTCGGCATGTCGGCGCAGGACTTCTACGACGTCTACGCCAAGAAAAACCATATCAACCACGACCGCCAAGACTCCGGCTACACCCAGAAAAATAAAGACGACTGCCGCTCCATCTAG
- a CDS encoding multidrug DMT transporter permease, translating into MITVSSYPIAVAMCVITMICWGSWGNTQKLASKSWKFQLFYWDYTIGILLFSLLLAFTAGSFGEGGRSFVDDLSQADSQWLLSALIGGAVFNLSNILLVIAIDIAGLAVAFPVGIGLALVLGVITTYAARPEGDPIMLGAGVAFICAAIVLDALAFRRLGAGGSTAKGIFVSALAGVLMGFFYSFVAESMGKIDMTTGVAVLESGRLSPYTAMVVFALGIFVSNFVFNTLAMKFPVGGGKSVSYAQYFTDGSAKLHLVGILGGSIWCLGTSFSFISANAAGAALAYGLGQGATMVSALWGVFVWREFRGAPKGTNKLLALMFACFVVGLSILVFSKAA; encoded by the coding sequence ATGATTACGGTAAGTTCCTACCCGATTGCGGTGGCGATGTGCGTCATTACGATGATATGCTGGGGCTCGTGGGGCAACACGCAAAAACTTGCAAGCAAAAGCTGGAAATTCCAACTCTTCTATTGGGATTACACAATCGGCATTCTCCTGTTCTCGCTGCTGCTCGCATTCACCGCAGGCTCGTTCGGCGAGGGCGGCAGAAGCTTTGTAGATGACCTTTCGCAGGCGGACTCCCAGTGGCTGCTTTCGGCGTTAATCGGGGGCGCGGTGTTCAACCTTTCGAATATTTTGCTCGTTATTGCAATCGACATCGCGGGGCTTGCCGTGGCGTTCCCCGTGGGAATCGGGCTTGCGCTCGTCTTGGGCGTGATAACAACCTACGCGGCGCGTCCCGAAGGCGACCCCATAATGCTCGGCGCGGGAGTTGCGTTCATCTGCGCGGCGATTGTCCTCGACGCTCTCGCATTCCGCAGGCTCGGCGCGGGCGGCTCTACCGCCAAGGGCATTTTCGTGTCGGCGTTGGCGGGCGTGCTGATGGGTTTCTTTTACAGCTTCGTGGCGGAGTCGATGGGAAAAATCGACATGACCACGGGCGTGGCGGTCTTGGAGTCGGGCAGACTTTCGCCCTATACGGCGATGGTTGTTTTCGCGCTCGGAATTTTCGTCTCGAACTTTGTGTTCAACACGCTTGCAATGAAGTTTCCCGTGGGCGGAGGCAAAAGCGTTTCGTACGCGCAGTACTTCACCGACGGCAGCGCGAAGCTCCACTTGGTGGGCATTCTCGGCGGCTCGATTTGGTGCTTGGGCACAAGCTTTAGCTTCATCTCGGCGAACGCGGCGGGGGCGGCTCTCGCCTACGGACTGGGGCAGGGCGCGACGATGGTTTCCGCGCTGTGGGGCGTGTTTGTCTGGCGCGAATTCCGCGGCGCGCCGAAAGGCACAAACAAGCTTCTGGCGCTGATGTTTGCGTGCTTCGTGGTGGGGCTTTCGATTCTCGTGTTCTCGAAAGCGGCATAG
- a CDS encoding helicase C-terminal domain-containing protein, translated as MSEASAQEKFEFPNLCNKIFCKDGYAAILPNFEHRPEQAQMAYCCAQAFAGDMPILFEAGTGVGKSLAYLVPGIIAAVRFNRQLIVATHTIALQQQIIEKDLLRIRLMFENCDALEDCAGFKPAILLGRSNYLCTHRLKRALAEKRELFDTEESLELDRIAQWAAFTKTGLVDELNPPPNPEVWNWVSADSSSCTAKNCDDGTCFYQNARRQVASADIVILNHSLLFALLAAGMGEEAGGRGVLFPNDMLVLDEAHLVPHVASEAFGTSLSNTGILRELRRIYDPKKRRGLITREGMAEHYDKQVVIDTMAMCEDFFAHIKKNFLISRETVRLTAPNWIDDEFPRKLDALAALLDSFAMNAKTDKLAAEIRDYKRRIVSFKNTLENCIFLDDAESAVYWVERAGKDGRGAQLNSAPLKVSGILRRVLFARETSVVMTSATLAVGGNMDGFVAKVGADDAERFVCDSPFDYNAHMRAFIATDAPDVERETGRLDSDYLSRVCKKLCEKVRGGTLILFTSYADLNKTAKFLEENIVGRKIFVQGRMSRRETVNAFAEAGNAILLGTDMFWTGIDLPGEKLSQVIITRLPFENFQHPLLQARIDRLRQEGGNPFMELSLPAAIIKFRQGVGRLIRSASDRGVIAVLDSRIVTKAYGKNFVDAIPTDRVERFEEDDIDGFVSEQIGELGLSPKSKS; from the coding sequence GTGTCCGAAGCGTCGGCGCAGGAGAAATTCGAATTTCCGAACCTTTGCAATAAGATATTCTGCAAAGACGGCTATGCCGCGATTCTGCCGAATTTCGAGCACCGCCCCGAACAGGCGCAAATGGCGTACTGCTGCGCGCAGGCGTTCGCGGGCGACATGCCGATTTTGTTCGAGGCGGGCACGGGCGTCGGCAAAAGCCTGGCGTATCTCGTCCCCGGAATTATCGCGGCGGTGCGCTTCAACAGGCAGCTGATTGTGGCAACGCACACAATCGCGCTGCAACAGCAGATTATCGAAAAAGACCTGCTGCGAATCCGCCTGATGTTCGAAAACTGCGACGCGTTGGAGGACTGCGCCGGCTTCAAGCCGGCGATTCTGCTCGGCAGGAGCAACTATCTTTGCACGCACAGGCTCAAACGCGCCCTCGCCGAAAAGCGCGAGCTATTCGACACGGAGGAATCGCTCGAGCTTGACAGAATCGCGCAGTGGGCGGCGTTCACAAAGACGGGGCTTGTTGACGAGCTTAACCCGCCGCCGAACCCCGAAGTCTGGAACTGGGTCAGCGCGGACTCGTCCTCTTGCACCGCCAAGAACTGCGACGACGGCACTTGCTTCTACCAAAACGCACGCAGGCAGGTTGCGTCGGCGGACATCGTAATACTCAACCACAGCCTGCTTTTCGCGCTGCTCGCGGCGGGCATGGGCGAGGAGGCTGGCGGGCGCGGCGTGCTATTCCCCAACGATATGCTTGTGCTCGACGAAGCGCACCTTGTGCCGCACGTAGCAAGCGAGGCGTTCGGAACGTCGCTTAGCAACACGGGAATTTTGCGCGAGCTGCGCCGAATCTACGACCCCAAAAAGCGGCGCGGGCTAATCACCCGCGAAGGCATGGCGGAGCACTACGACAAGCAGGTCGTAATAGACACAATGGCTATGTGCGAGGATTTCTTCGCGCACATAAAAAAGAATTTTCTGATTTCGCGCGAGACCGTGCGACTCACCGCCCCCAACTGGATTGACGACGAATTTCCGCGCAAGCTCGACGCGCTCGCCGCCCTCCTCGACTCCTTCGCGATGAACGCAAAGACCGACAAGCTCGCCGCCGAAATCCGCGACTACAAGCGGCGGATTGTCTCGTTCAAAAACACGCTCGAAAACTGCATCTTCCTCGACGACGCCGAAAGCGCCGTCTACTGGGTCGAACGCGCGGGCAAAGACGGGCGCGGGGCTCAGCTCAACTCCGCGCCGCTTAAAGTTTCGGGAATTTTGCGGCGCGTGCTTTTCGCGCGGGAAACGTCGGTTGTGATGACTTCGGCGACGCTCGCGGTCGGCGGGAACATGGACGGCTTCGTCGCGAAAGTCGGCGCGGACGACGCCGAGCGTTTTGTGTGCGACTCGCCTTTCGACTACAACGCCCACATGCGGGCGTTCATCGCGACCGACGCCCCCGACGTCGAGCGCGAGACGGGACGGCTCGACTCCGACTACCTTTCGCGCGTCTGCAAAAAGCTTTGCGAGAAAGTCCGCGGCGGCACGCTCATTCTTTTCACAAGCTACGCCGACCTCAACAAGACCGCGAAATTTTTGGAGGAAAACATCGTAGGGCGCAAAATTTTCGTGCAGGGGCGCATGTCGCGCCGCGAGACCGTCAACGCCTTTGCCGAAGCGGGCAACGCAATCCTGCTCGGCACCGACATGTTCTGGACGGGCATCGACCTCCCCGGCGAAAAACTTTCCCAAGTAATCATCACGCGGCTTCCGTTCGAGAACTTCCAGCACCCGCTTTTACAGGCGCGCATCGACAGGCTTCGTCAGGAAGGCGGCAACCCGTTCATGGAGCTTTCCCTGCCCGCGGCAATCATCAAGTTCAGGCAGGGCGTGGGGCGGCTGATTCGAAGCGCGTCCGACAGGGGCGTAATTGCCGTACTCGACTCGCGAATCGTAACAAAAGCTTACGGCAAAAATTTCGTAGACGCGATTCCCACCGACAGGGTCGAGCGTTTCGAAGAGGACGACATCGACGGCTTCGTATCGGAGCAAATCGGCGAATTGGGCCTTTCCCCGAAATCGAAATCTTGA
- a CDS encoding peptidylprolyl isomerase yields the protein MITWIQTVLQKHHKSVFGVLLVAIIIAFVFTIGSVPFFGDRYRTGGQKGKVFYGFDLSNESTLAQLQNSAYFEMIFEGVQPQSEAQFTQYVLRQAYLRNLANELGMTRVSQADLEAYIQSSPLFAGADGKYDAAAFKRFVDSRIGAGRMSEAALSEIVSQNALVNKVGKLLGGPGYMPAFEIEREYNQVHGTWDFNMAVLSSDELKLKIAPSAEVLEKYFKDNIEAYRIGEGVVVETAFFPSKDFSADIKPTEAELSAYYAANRAKYETAKDGKPHLPKLSEIRESVKADYVIDNALRAAAHKAEEFALKIYDAEVKKGSAELKKIADEFNVALKKNAAFRTTDAKLPDGFPVEVAAAAMKLDETKFYSDPIPSNDGVRVVFLSEKLDSFLPKYADVKDRVLADYVAAEKVKLFAEHANNLAKSLQKAVAEKKSFESVARAGGAKVESVKDFSLANPKGDAVLKAYGVISSALPSLKVGAVSSVKMQGGSAYIFELVKFTPPAKSDKAQLDSVKERIERSFGAITSTSVIMEKISSGEKDVAEK from the coding sequence ATGATTACTTGGATTCAAACAGTTCTTCAAAAACACCATAAATCGGTGTTCGGCGTTTTGCTCGTCGCAATCATCATTGCGTTCGTGTTCACAATCGGCTCGGTGCCGTTCTTCGGCGACAGATACCGTACGGGCGGGCAAAAGGGCAAGGTATTTTACGGCTTCGACCTCTCGAACGAATCGACGCTGGCGCAGCTCCAAAACAGCGCGTATTTCGAAATGATTTTCGAGGGCGTACAGCCGCAGTCGGAAGCGCAGTTCACACAGTATGTGCTCCGTCAGGCGTACCTCAGAAACCTCGCCAACGAATTGGGCATGACGCGCGTTTCGCAGGCGGATTTGGAGGCGTATATCCAGTCGTCGCCCCTGTTTGCGGGAGCCGACGGAAAGTACGACGCCGCCGCGTTCAAACGCTTTGTGGACTCGCGCATAGGCGCGGGCAGAATGAGCGAAGCCGCACTTTCGGAAATCGTCTCGCAAAACGCGCTCGTAAACAAGGTCGGCAAACTTTTGGGCGGCCCCGGCTACATGCCCGCTTTCGAAATCGAGCGCGAGTACAACCAAGTGCACGGCACTTGGGACTTCAACATGGCGGTTCTCTCCTCCGACGAATTGAAGCTTAAAATCGCCCCCTCCGCCGAAGTTCTCGAAAAATATTTCAAGGACAACATTGAAGCGTACAGAATCGGCGAAGGCGTGGTCGTGGAAACCGCGTTCTTCCCTTCGAAGGATTTTTCTGCGGACATAAAGCCCACCGAAGCCGAGCTTTCGGCATACTACGCCGCAAACAGGGCGAAGTACGAAACCGCAAAGGACGGCAAGCCCCACCTGCCCAAACTCTCCGAAATAAGGGAAAGCGTCAAGGCGGACTACGTTATCGACAACGCGCTCCGCGCGGCGGCTCATAAGGCGGAGGAATTCGCGCTTAAAATCTACGACGCCGAAGTTAAAAAAGGCTCGGCGGAACTCAAAAAAATCGCCGACGAATTCAATGTCGCGCTCAAAAAGAACGCGGCGTTCCGCACGACCGATGCAAAACTTCCCGACGGCTTCCCCGTAGAGGTTGCGGCGGCGGCAATGAAGCTCGACGAAACCAAATTCTATTCCGACCCGATTCCCTCCAACGACGGCGTGCGCGTAGTGTTCCTCTCCGAAAAGCTCGATTCTTTCCTGCCGAAATACGCCGACGTTAAGGACAGGGTTTTAGCGGACTACGTCGCGGCGGAAAAGGTGAAACTGTTCGCCGAACACGCGAACAACCTCGCAAAGTCGCTCCAAAAGGCGGTTGCCGAAAAGAAGTCTTTTGAAAGCGTTGCCCGCGCGGGCGGCGCAAAAGTGGAATCGGTAAAAGACTTCTCGCTCGCAAACCCGAAAGGTGACGCTGTCTTGAAGGCTTACGGAGTGATTTCATCGGCGTTGCCGTCGCTTAAAGTCGGCGCGGTGTCGTCGGTCAAAATGCAGGGCGGCTCGGCATACATTTTCGAACTCGTGAAATTCACGCCCCCCGCAAAGTCTGACAAAGCGCAGCTCGACTCTGTTAAAGAGAGAATCGAACGCTCTTTCGGCGCGATAACTTCGACCTCGGTAATCATGGAAAAGATTTCCTCGGGCGAAAAGGACGTCGCCGAAAAATAA
- a CDS encoding methyltransferase domain-containing protein, translating into MGLVDTAVMFCKYVASPRRTGTVCPSSKSLARRMVATVGKPPSECSAVVELGAGTGAITKYLVEAGYADRSKLFCIEFDEKLCEILKQKFPSANILNGSAENIRKLVGSAEISAIVSGLPLVSLPREVVRNIVSEVENSLPSGGRFSQFTYSLLRPPEVLGFSRMRHLGASLVLANIPPARVDTFEKM; encoded by the coding sequence ATGGGTCTTGTAGATACCGCGGTAATGTTTTGCAAGTACGTCGCCTCGCCGCGGCGCACGGGCACGGTCTGCCCAAGCTCGAAAAGCCTTGCGCGAAGAATGGTCGCCACTGTCGGCAAGCCGCCGTCTGAGTGTTCGGCTGTGGTCGAGCTTGGCGCGGGCACGGGCGCAATCACAAAATATCTTGTGGAGGCGGGCTACGCCGACCGCTCCAAACTCTTCTGCATAGAGTTCGACGAAAAGCTTTGCGAAATCTTGAAACAGAAATTTCCCTCCGCGAACATTCTAAACGGCAGCGCGGAAAATATCCGCAAACTCGTCGGGAGCGCGGAAATTTCGGCGATAGTGTCGGGGCTTCCGCTTGTGAGCCTGCCGCGCGAAGTTGTGCGCAACATAGTTTCGGAGGTCGAGAATTCCCTGCCGTCGGGCGGGAGATTCTCGCAGTTTACGTACAGCCTGCTCCGTCCGCCCGAAGTTTTGGGGTTTTCGCGAATGCGCCACTTGGGGGCTTCGCTCGTATTGGCGAACATTCCGCCCGCGCGCGTCGATACATTCGAAAAAATGTGA
- a CDS encoding KpsF/GutQ family sugar-phosphate isomerase yields MQDSEIISLARAALECEAKSILGAIDKLDGNFARAVNTILAHKGKLLVCGVGKSGLVGAKIAATLSSTGTPAVFMHACDSVHGDLGVYEPGDPTILISNSGSTVECLRLIPILKSFNSKIIAMVGNVDSPMGRDCDIVLDVSSHGEADPLGIVPTNSTTLAMAMGDALACALMKARGFSKEDFARFHPAGQLGRNLLLKVGDVMHKTADCAVSKESDSIRSAVIEMTRKPLGAACVVGADGKMSGLVTDGDLRRMLQTAVDLDSVKVGDIMTKSPVSVSPDASLGKAVELMEARKSKISVLPVVDESRNFLGLVRLHDIYQPSSR; encoded by the coding sequence ATGCAAGACTCCGAAATAATATCTTTGGCGCGCGCCGCCCTCGAATGCGAGGCGAAGTCGATACTCGGCGCGATTGACAAGCTCGACGGCAATTTTGCGCGGGCGGTAAACACGATTCTTGCGCACAAGGGCAAGCTTCTTGTGTGCGGGGTGGGCAAGTCGGGGCTTGTCGGCGCGAAAATCGCGGCGACGCTTTCAAGCACGGGCACGCCCGCAGTTTTCATGCACGCCTGCGATTCCGTCCACGGCGACCTCGGCGTTTACGAACCGGGCGACCCCACGATTCTCATTTCCAACAGCGGCTCTACCGTCGAATGCCTGCGGCTTATCCCGATTTTAAAGAGCTTCAACTCGAAGATAATCGCCATGGTCGGCAACGTCGATTCCCCCATGGGGCGCGACTGCGACATAGTTTTGGACGTGTCGTCGCACGGAGAGGCTGACCCCCTCGGCATCGTTCCGACAAACTCGACGACCCTCGCGATGGCGATGGGCGACGCCCTCGCGTGCGCCCTGATGAAGGCACGCGGATTCTCCAAGGAGGATTTCGCGCGCTTCCACCCCGCGGGACAGCTCGGCAGAAACCTGCTTCTGAAAGTCGGCGACGTCATGCACAAAACGGCGGACTGCGCGGTTTCGAAAGAGTCGGACTCAATCAGAAGCGCGGTGATTGAAATGACGCGCAAGCCGCTGGGCGCGGCGTGCGTCGTGGGCGCGGACGGCAAAATGTCGGGCTTGGTGACCGACGGCGACCTCCGAAGAATGCTCCAAACGGCGGTCGATTTGGATTCCGTGAAAGTTGGCGACATCATGACGAAGTCGCCCGTGAGCGTCTCGCCCGACGCGTCGCTCGGCAAGGCGGTCGAGCTTATGGAGGCGCGGAAGTCGAAGATTTCCGTGCTGCCCGTCGTAGACGAGTCCCGAAACTTTTTGGGGCTTGTAAGACTCCACGACATCTACCAACCGAGTTCCAGATAA